The window TTCTAGTACCTCAGCATTGTCTGTTGTTCTCTCAATCATTTGTAATGGACAGGTCTGTCATGTTTTCATTTAGGCCAAcaacatttttcttgtttttcagtcttttctttcccctgcatttcttttaaaaattatttttctttcattcttttacTCAGTTACTTCATTATTTTTAGCTCTAAAATTGCCAAGATTTTAATAGCTATCAGACAAGGCAGTCTGCATGCACACTGAAGGTTTTCATTCTAGCACATTTTTCAGTCATAGTGTTAGTTCAAGGAGCAATGGATTCTTATTCCCTGCCTCAACTCTTTTCTATGCTGTGCTAGAAATCTTCAGGAGGGTGTAAGCAGCTTGCTTTGGAGAAAAGCAGTGCTTGCATGAAATGTAAACAAGTTCCAGATGTAAATGCAAATTGAAACTTTCATGTGAATGAGCATGTTTGTGATACTGCTCTGAATTGCAGTAAATAACATTTCTTTGGGAATATGTGCTCCTTAATGAACATTTTATGCTGGACATAAAGGCAAAGGTAGGACAGATTTGATTTGAAATAAGTTTTCTATGCTGTCTGTTCttaagcattttctttcttctgtctATATCTGATTTCAAGTCTGGactcttaaaaaaatagataaagtTGAATGGATTCCAGCTTTGCCCTCCTTGGTGCTGGGAGAGGATGTGATGTTGCTAAGGGGAAGGCGACAAGGGAAAATGCTTGCTGGGTGCCAGGGAAATAGTTTCCAATGTGTTCCTGCAACTGATGTGCCTTCTGCTGAAGTCCAGCTGACCAAAGTCcaatttttcctaataattgTCTTTGTACAATTGTACACACCATAGTTTTGCAGTGAAAAGTTGTAAGATTTGTTTTTTGAAAACTTCTCAGGGAGGGAAGCTAGCTAATGGGTAATCCCTCATCTGGATCTCTTTGCTGTTATCAGCAGTTGAATGGATTAGCATGTTTGACTCCTTAAAGCTTATTTGCTTGTGATAATGGCTTATGTCTTGCAGCTGTTTTTTTATCAGGTTTTCTGCAAGACTGAAGTTGTTGCAAACGCAAACTGATAAAGTGCTAGCATGAGGATGGTTCACACATTTTGCAGTGAGGTTCACTTGTGAGGGGTGGTGGTGACAAATtgagaatctgaaaaataaaagattctAAAAGAAAGAACTGGtcagctgcaggagcactgtCAGGTATCCCTTGCCGTAAATGAAGGAGGAGATAACCAGCTTCCAGCTGTTTCCAGCCTGCCCcagtgtgtcccctgtgtggaGCTTtgttggcactggtgccagtcCATGCTGCCATCAGAAGGGTGGCTGCGTGCTCCCCTTGCTGTGTGTCTTTGTTGTGTCAGTACTTTGGGCAGCTGTACCCAGTGTGCTCTGAGCGGAGAGGCTGCAATGGAACAAGGTCCAGAAAggcttttctctgctcttctcagCAGCTCAGTCTGAGTTTAGCTTAAACCAGTCAGGAAAACATAACCTCACTGTGTGTCACAGTCTTGGGCTCCTCCTCTAAAGTGTGGAGAGTGTGAGGATGGTAAAGAGAAGTTCTCCTGGCAAGGGTAGCATGCTCTATCATGCTATTTTTGGCAGTGCCTTCAAAACATCTGCAGTCCATCCAGGCTTTCTAAATGCTGCATTCAGTGCATGTGCAGCTGAGTGTCCTGGTACAGCAGGAGTGAAGGCTgcatgctgtgctctgggggcaGTGTTGGAGGCATGCAGGATCAAATAAGCTAAGCCAGGTCTGGCTGAAGATGGTGAAATGGTTGCTGTGTGCAGAGAGCACTGAAGCTGCCTTGAACATTATGACTGCTGTTTATTGCATGTCTTTCTTATCTCTTAGGAACCAGAATGTCAACAGTTTTGGTTTGGGTGGCTTTGCAGTTTTAGAAATGAGGTGTTTAATTTGCCTTCTGTTTGTTAGTGATGTTGAAGCTAATCTAGAGACTGTAAAATGCCCCAGTTTCCAAACTCAACTCATGCTTAAGTTTTACTCCTAAAATGTACAGTTGCACATATTTGTCTCTTTGggattaaaaatgcaaatttatgTGACACCAGATTAACCACTTGTTATTTTTATCAGGCTTTTTACAGGCTTCCTCTTCATTTGAAGTGAAAGATTCAAGTGGTAAGGTCTGCATAATTGCTGATTTGACAGTAGCCTTCTCAGTGGAATACAGAGTCAATGGGCAAAAAGAGGTAAGGGCAGTGAGTATCTGACTGCTTCTCATTTATTAGTCTTTTtagtatttataaaatatgtgcTATCTTTGCACGTGTGCAGTATTTAAACTTTCTCTGAGTATCTTTGCATGAAAAGCTGCTTCCACAAAGATTTTTACTCTCCCAGTCATGTTGCATCAGCTTTTCTTTATTACTGATGCTTCTTCTAATTAAATGGCAAGGTTGAGGCTGCctgaaagaaacacaaacaaaacatgTGCAATTACTTTTGTGACTGAAATTCCACACCTGTCTTGTTGATAAAGAAAATGGCTTTCCCTGGAACTGTAAAGGCAAAAACATTACAAGTTCTCTTTTGGTAACTTGCTCACACACGTGGATTAAATCTGAACTGAAACAtagcttttaaactttttaaactCTGGAAATCTGTGACCTTCTTACTTGGCAAATCTCTAGATTTCATTGTATCTACAGACTAGTGCAACGCTTACAAATTGCTCATATTAACAGCAAAAGCTTGTTATTGAAAAACTACAAACTTACCTTAACAAatatgttttggggttttttgtatcTTCACTACTGAATAGGAATTGGGAATTATTTATAGTCTTATTGCAGTTTTGTGTTGTTGATTTTTTCCAGCCATCAGTGTAAtacaaggtaaaaaaaatcctactacTTTACCAGTGGTGCACTTGCTCTGTGTGATTTGAACTGAGCCTTATATTGTATAATCCATGTTTTCAGTGGTGCTGATGGTCTGAAATCCTGCTGATACTGGTATATGTGTTCAGAGCTGATTTCTTTCATAACATACTtttgtctgtttctttttgtAAGCAGTAAGCTCAGAACTTCGAAGCAAATGTTGTGTTGGTCTTCAGATACCAATTTCTTCATAATGTGTAATAAACTCAAAGTGTTACAGCCAAGTTACGTAGGATGTACCATTCACTTTTGTTCTTGCTCAGTTGTACTACAAGAAGCAGAGCTTaaattctcccatttttcaCATGTCTACAGTTTGCCAGATTTGATTTTTGTAGTACAGAAGTACCTGCAAATTCATATTGCTGGTTTAGAAGGAAGAAAAGTCTGAGAGGTGCTGTGAGTATGTACTGTTTAGTCCTCCAGTTTCAGAGAGCAAGATTCTCAAACTTTAATGCCATAACATGCCGCTTGCTATATACTGGTGTATAAGTAGCCATCTTATATATTAATATCTGCTGTATATTTGTAACAGTTTCACAAGATATTTAAGAAGCCGTGAGTAAAAGCTtacatgtgttttattttctaccCCACAGTTTGTAcacttttttcttccacaaaatGCTTCAGTAGACTCACAGAGCTCATGTGGTAAAGATAATGCATCTCATCCAGTTCTGGTATTGGATTTTGGAGCAGGACATTCGTTAAGCCTGAATTTCTCAGAATCTGCAGACAAGTACCAAGTTGAAGAGTTAGTTTTCCACTACAATCTGTCAGATGCAACTTTATTCCCAAATTCAAGTACaggtaaaataaaaacttaCTGTTGTTACTGCAAAACCCTTCCAGATATAATACTAAGTCCTTTCTTTGAATACTGGTACATACTAATGCAATATCTTTTTTTACAGTGGGCATGAAGACTGTATCACATAAAAGTGTCATTCAGGCACACATGGGCACAAAATACAGATGCATCAACTCCAAGCACATCAATATGAAGAATGCCAATGTTACTTTTAGCAATGTCACTTTGGAAGCCTATCTCACAAATGGCACTTTCAGTGTGAACAGTGAGTATCTTGTAACAGAAAATGAACTTGATGAGctaatatttcaaataatagGTTATTTCTTTGTAAGTCCTGACTAATCATATTTAAGGTGAGTACTGGATCTAAAACTCTGACAACAGCATCTTTTGAAATGAATGGACTTGCCTCAGGTTTTCTCTGTAGGATGTCAGAGTCTGTGGCTAGGGGATAGTGCCCTGGGTTCCCATGGGTATTGTGCTGGGCTCTTCATGAGTATGGGTGTTAAACACATGCTGCAGTAGATTGAGTGGGCACAGGGCCAAAATCCTAGTTTAAGAAGTATCTGATAACTTCCAAGCATTATGGCCTCTACCAGAGTAATTTGAACTAGTTACTCTGTGCTCTGGGGAAAATTAGTGAAATAACGGCAGACAGTAGAGAATTGGTCTGTAGAGAGCAGAAACATACATCTTCCTACAGGAGGTTTTATGTCAGCTGTAAAAGTCaggtttttctccttcagagacAACCACTAAGGtttttatcctgattttttttgtattgaaaAGTAGTGTGGAATTTTATTTCAGACTATTAAAGGCCAATTACTTCCTGGTGTGTTTATGTCCTTTGCTTTTGTGGCAGCAGTCTTCAGACACAAAAGAGCTGTATAAACTGATTACCCATACTGTCTTAAGGAGTGATAAGTCTTTGCCCTGCTTTTAGAATCTTCATTTTCCCTGGGATGTAGAACTTTCCTTCAGCTGTTCATCCCATTTATGCACCTGCTGAGTTGAaactaatattaaaaattagGGTAGCCAGTGCTAGCATGGAATGGTTACAATGAACAAGTGCCTTCTACTGGAGTATCTCCACCTTGTcccatttctgtgaaaaatgccttACCTGATGCATGGTAATAGTGGCATTGACTTCTTTTATGGCTGCTTCACATGACTGGCTCAGATTTGTATGTATCATTCCCTTGATCAAACTTTTCCATTCAGTGAACTAGTTTGCAGTAAAGATGTGTACCTACATTTATGCTTAAAAAAACTCACACCAAACCCTGATTTCTATTTCTGGAGTCTtcagaactattttttttttaaattatggaaCTTTGATCTGATTGTTTTAGCAGTTAAGTATGATAAGTGATTGTTTATCAGCAGGTTTAACATAAGATATGATActgggaaaagctgatttttgctTCTACAAAACTTCAGTGAAATCTCCCTACTGTgtaatacttttctttttaagacaTTAAGATCTTCTTGTATATAATCCTCTGGTTCCATTCTTGTAGGCTTGTGCCTTCCCCTGTCCCTTAGGCAGCTCGTTATTGATAAACTTCAGATCTGGAATTTTTCCTTaatgtttttctgttctctgcaaATCTTTAATGAAAGGATATTTCTGTGGGTGATTGGTACAAGGCTCACTGAAGGGAAGAAGGATCAATATTCAGTGCATCTGCATAACTGGAAATTGTGACTCTGTCAGTGTACTAGAAGTTAGTGACTGAGGGGATGGTAGTGGTTATCTGCAGCTCTGAAAGGAcacttccttttcctctgtgttgGTAGTTTTGCCAGCTGCTTTCCTCTAACTGTCAATAAAAGACATAAGGATTTGTCTCATCTTTTGTTCTGTCCTGAAGAGCTACTAGAAACTGCTCTAAATCAGTTCAGTAAAAATAATGTATCAAAACTCCAACTAGGCCAGACTTCCACTCAATGTGATTTTGTTGTTTCCATCTCTGCCAAGTTAAAGAAGAGCCTCTGTGTGTTGAGGTCTTGCAGATAGAGGGTAGTTCTCCTTTGAAGTGCCCAGAAAGATGCTTTTTGGTTTGTTAGAAAATGATTTTGGGATCAGACCAGTATCAGTCTATAAAATACAGGATTACTCCTTCTTCATCCACCTTCATTCTGCTCTTGGACTTTCCAGGAGTGGAGTAGAAATAGGAAAGCATGCTATGTTGGAGTGTGTGTGACTTCAGAGGGTGTGATTAGAGTTCTTCTGTCTGAGCCATAATCAAAAATTGAGCTGCTTAAACTGTTTAAGGCTATTTATTAGTTGTCTTGTATCCGTGAAATATGTATGCATTAAATTTTAGAAGTAGGCCCTTTGAGTGAGAGTTGATTGTTGCTGCAGTTGCTGTTGTCCTTAAAAAGTTGCAAGTTGTTATCCCTGGCATGTGGAGATGACCTTGGCTTGGAACATGGAAGTCTCTACTTGAGTAATGTCTTTGTTATGACCTTTGATTTTGGCTTAGATGTTCAATGCAGGAACCTTCTTGGCTCCCAGATCAAGTTAAGATCTTGCTGCCACATGTTTCCAAGTAGTCTGGCAAATAAATCAGAGTCACTGTTCCCTTGGAAGTTGCTGCTGGACTGGATGAAAAGAGAAAGTGAACTTGCACACCTTCACAGCCTTGTTAACCCCGTGGAGGGTGACTCCTTATGCAGGACTGAAGGGAGGATGGATGTGAGAGGATACAGCAGAAAACTTGGCATCAGAAGCAGTCTCAGAATCCCCCCCTAAGGACAGAAGAGCCAGAGCAATATATTAAGGCTACTCTGGTTATTGCCAGAATAATGAGAGTGAGGGGAAGGAGAACACATCTGGGAGACCACTTTGAACAGTGAGCAGGACTCTTCCTCTGCTTCTCCCACACGAGTGCCCAGAGTGTGTGATAGggatcccagcctggctgtgaacAGACAGCAGGAACACTGGAACAGCAGGAATGCTGGGTCTGTCAGATTTACCCTGACCTGATGGCAAAGTGAAATGATGGATGTGAATGAAAGTGGATGTGGTCCCCATGAATTTCAGTAAATTACCAGCAGAGGTGTAATTTCCTCATGCCATGCTTTAAAAGGGTGTCAGACTTTGCAACAAGACTTTAGGTAATGCTTTACTGTTGTGTTTCTGAGCTTTTATTATGTTCTGTTAGGGAAAAAGCTACTTGAAATTGTGTTGTCTTTCCCTCGAGGATTAAGAAGGTAGATCATCCACAGCTTCATTTGGTTTGGTAATgagtgttttcctttctctgcagagaCAGAATGTGCTGAAGATATGGTCTCTACTACTACTATGGCACCTACAACTCCTAAACAGACTACTGGCCAGGTTCCAACAGCTGGCCCAACACCAACATcatcacccccaaatcccacagttGGTAAATACAATGTGACTGGTCCAAATGGAACCTGTGTACTGGCCTACATGGGCTTACAGCTTAATGTCACCTATccaaaaaaagatgaaaaggtacattttgatttttgtttcttcaaaaCCTTCCGATTTCTTCTTTGGGGAAGAGTTGGTAAATTATTATAAGCtaacctttttcttttagaagcCCAGGTGTTTGTGTTCATCTATCATTGTCCTCTATTTGAATTGCTTAACCTGCTCTGAACTAGTGACATTCCCAACACTTGTACTGAAAGTGGTTCCTAAAGATTATTCCATTCACTACAAGCAGCATTAAACTGGTCTGTTGAATCCAGGAAGTGTATATATGGTCATTTAAGAGAAGTAGTAAAAATTACCAAGATATGACTAGGGGAATCCTGTTATCAAAGTTGCAATCAAAACAAGATTTTTAAACtgttaaatacagaaatttggCCAGAGGTATAGAAAGAATGAATGACTAGTAGAAGGGAAAATTACTACTGTAACACTGAACAGGCTTCTGACTTAATTACCTTCCAGCCAGCACTGAAGACATTTGGGTTTGACTTTGATGCTTAAAAGCTACATAACATCtgattttaataatatttttaaaaagagagaaaaaatacaagGTATATGTAAGATCCAGCCCTCGCACAAATTCTTTCCCTCCACTGTTGGTGCAGAGCCTGGCTTGCCAGCCCTATGGACAAACCCAGAGTCCTAAAAGGACAGTTGAATGTCCCCAACAGGAAACAGTGCTACTGCATTTATTTATGATGTTGATGACTGAAAGGTAAAATCATGATCACTTATAGGTGGTGTGTGGCTGTACAGTGGCTTGTTGTGATGGTAACTGTGTTCTAGCCACCTTAATTGTGTGAAATTCCCTGATTCTGGTGTTCTGCTTCTGGTGGAACAGCTGATTTCTAGTGTAATGACCAGTGAGGAGGTGGCAGGTAGGTTTTCTGGTCACATGAGGATCAGCTAAGAGCTCCTGAAAGGGTTTCTATTTAATTGTTTGGCAAGTGGCATTTAACCCACAGCCTTCTGCAGATGCAAGACAGTATAAAATCATGAACCATGGACAAAAGTAAAACATTTTGAACTGAAGTGACATGCAAGATGATTTGCTGACAGGTGGTCCCCTTAATTGCTTCTACCCTATGTCAAAGCAATATTTTATAGCATCTTGCCCTCTGTGTGGTGTGgttgttcttgttttttcttatgCCACAAGGACCCAAGCAGTTTGTGTGGAGAAAGCAGTTGGGTTCTTGCCTGCAGCCAGTCAGGGCTGCAGAAAGCTTTGTTGGATGTGCCCTTTGTTAGCTGTGTGTCAGCCTGGTAGCTCAGGTGCAGCCTGCACAGGTCTGCCctggggtctggagcacagggcaaACACAACTGTGGGCACCAGACACAAGGCAGCCACACCTCAGCTGAGTGCAAGGTGTTGTGCTCAGTCCCTTCAAGTGTCATAATTGCTCCTCTTCTCTCACAGATGGCTTTGGAGTTGCTGAATTTCGTACCACAGAATACAACTTCTTCTGGGAGATGTGACAATACATCTGCCTTGTTGAACCTGACTTTTGAGAAAACAAGGGTTATCTTCCAGTTTGCCTTGGTAAGAATCTCTGCAACAATGGTCTGCAGCACTTTACATGTGGGAAAAGTAACTGGGGCAagggcaagaggaaaaaaggcagcTACAAGGAGAGTAACTAGTTCTTTGGTTTTAATACTAGGATTCAGTGGGTTTTATGCATGGTTACCATTGTGTGAAAAGAATGTGTTTGTGTATATATGCACATGTACACAGAAAAGTATTTAGTTTGGAGTGGGAACTTCCTTGAAGATTGTGTTGCTTACTCTTTAATGCTTCTTGCTGAAactgggagcagcctgtgacAAGTGGGCATCTAATCTAATTTTAAGCCTGGAGCTGGGTTTAAGTTCTCATTAATATTCTGTGCCCAAAGGCCAAGTGTGCTTGTCTTCTGGTCTCCTGTGATGGTTGGGAATGCTgtttcccacagccctgcctcaggTGCTGTATTGAGCTGCATACCTTTGAGGACTGAATCCACTGTTTGTCAGAGCTTCATGCTCCTTTTTATGCTGATCACATTGAGCTGTTGCTATTAAATGACCCCACAGCTCACTGCAAGTAGGCTGCTTAAGCAATGGGTGGGACTATGCCTGCAGTGTGGAATTCAACAGTTTGGGGCTGTCAAGGCCTCCTTTCTCTGGCTCTTTGCCCTCTCACAAAATAATCTTCCTTAAGGTGCATACTTTTTGTAGCTTTTCTCTCCTAAAGTCCAACTAAACACCTCCTCTGGATGCTAATCCCATTTGTGgtctacattttaaaaacctttctgAAAATGCATGCAGATTGGAACCTGAACAGCTTATTTTGTACATCATCATCCTaatgattttttggtttttgtggtttttttaagaatGCAAGTGCTGAAAAATTCTTCCTGCAAGGTGTGAGTGTAAGCACAACCCTGCCTTCTGAAGCAAAAAGTAAGGACTTCTAAAAAAATCTTCTCTCTGTGACCACTTCTTTAAATGTTAAGGGTAGCCTGCATTAAATAATGTATGAGAAATGTTGGGGATGAATGTATCAAATTGTGGTTCTATGAGCTTATAGCTCCTGCTCTTCAGATTTATATAATTGATTGAGTTTCTCTTAATAAGATATTAATTAGAGTTTCTCTTACACAGATCCAAAATTTGAAGCATCAAACAACAGTATGAGTGAGCTGAGAGCTTCAGTAGGGAACTCCTACAAgtgcagctctgaggagaaTCTGCAGGTCTCGGACCAAGCCCTTCTCAATGTGTTTAATGTTCAGGTCCAGATTTTCAAGATTGATGGAGACAAATTTGGGCCAGGTAAGAGGTTTGCATTTGGCAGCCCCTGTCAGATATCCAAGATTTGTGAAGTATACTTGGATATAAATACAACATTCTGTAGTCAAATGTCAGCTTGTGGGTGCTATGCTTAGCCTCTGCGTGCCCCACTACAGATGATGTGGGGGCTGATTAAGATGTCCAAGTTGAGGCTAGTGGGAGAAGTATGTAAAAAGCTGGGAAACAACTTGGACTTGTTCCTGATGGTCCAGAGAAGAGTTAAGGAAGGGTGCTACCTTTCCCTCCAAACTGTGTGCAGACAGTTGTGTGAAAGGGGCAAACCTGTCCCTTGTGACTATGATGAAAGCAAAATAACTGTGGGAAGGGTCATGTGGATATTTATGATGGCTAAATTTGTGTATAACTAACAGCTCTTGAGGAGGAAACAATCAGTATAATCTCCATGTTGTGTATACAGCTGGTGCTGGAAAGACTTCATCCTGAATGATCATAGTTAGTGGACCTGGCTTCCTTTTCACTGTTGACAAGCTAGCTGAGCCAGTTTTATTGACATGCTGAGAGCAGAATGCTGAAGTTCTGCATGTAGCCTTCTGTTGGTTCACTAGTACCTAACATGgatctttttctctctcttcagtGGAAGAATGTCAACTGGATGAAAATAACATGCTGATCCCTATAATAGTTGGTGCAGCCCTTGCTGGTCTTGTTCTAATTGTCTTGATTGCTTACCTGATTGGCAGAAAGAGGAGCCATGCTGGATATCAAACAATTTAATTACTTGCACTAAAATCCAGCATAGATGAAAAGCAATTGCAAgaggctgggggaaaaaaatcccccgaCATTTCCCCTGAACTGGTTGATATTGTAAGGTAACATCTTTTCTTGCAAGTTGCTTCTTTAAAGTCTGCTTTATTAAATGTGAAATCATCTTGCAGCATTAACTATGCACAAAAATAACTTCTGAAGATTCTGGTGTTTAATTTTGCTAACTAGTTTTAATATTTACCCACTTAGAAACAAGCTAAAAGTTTTTAAGGGTGCTTTTTTGGAATTGGCTAAGATTATGTCAGCTACAGATTCCAGAGAGGGATGTTGCTAACTCTGACTCAATTTCAGAACTCTTAACAAAGGGAAAAGGTTCATTATTTGCACCGCTGCCATTGAGCGATGATGTTAAATATACTGATGATGCATTTGAAAAAATTTTAGTAACAACTGACAAAATTGAAATCTAAAACCTGAACTTCACCTTGTCTCTTAGGTGTGTATTTTTTACTAAGCTTTAAACTCAATGCCTGGCACATGCAGGGTGTGAAAGACGCAATACTCAAACCTTACAGGAGCTCTTTATGATCGGACAACTCCCCTGTTTGATATTTTTGATGCTCTGCCAGCTTGTTAGAAGCTGGTACTTTTTTAAAATGggtgttatttttatttacttttttttgtaaagttaTTTCAGTCTGTTCTGTTGGAAGGTTCTGAGAGATCCTGTTACTGCACATGTGTACAATATAGATCTCAATCTGCTGATTCTATTGCTTTAAACTTGGCTGGGGGGTTGTACACTTTAAGGATCAGTTCTTATGTATGCATTGCCTGTAACAATGCTAATaaagacacttttttttctgtatttcttagTATTGCTGATCACTTAAAACTATTTGTTGAGGGCTGAAGTCATGGTTTGGCAATACTTGTGAAGCTTGAGGCAATCATTAGTGTGGAGTTAAACAAGTGCTTAAGTTTTTTCTTTGTGGCACGAAGGAAAACCttaatctgtgtgtgtgtgttggaaTCAGGTTCGTTTTGCTCTTTGTGTTTGGAAACAAGGAAAGCTATGTGTTGGTAACCTGAGACCTGGAGGAGTTAACTTGAAACTGTCCCTTCCTGAGACATGTGCTGTACCAGTCTGCCTGCCTGAGCCTCACTTTCTGACAGTGCTGCTAAGGCTCTAAGGACTGTAAATGACATTTCATGTTTGATTCTGAAGTTGGCCTCTTACCACAAAGCAGGAAACTCACATCTGCTGTGTGCTTAGTTATGTGCTGGAAACGAACCTTGGTGTTAAAGGCTCCCTGActccctcctgcagggaggCTCTGGTATGAGCAGtaccagctctgcagggcaggaactgCATAGAACACTCCTGACCAAGGGAACCTAATGCAGGGCAGCAAGGCTGGCTTTGGACCAATGCCCCATGATTTGAAGGTAACTGGAAGCTGAATTTTCCTAGGAGTGAATAGTGTTTCCCAACACCTGCTGCCATACTAGGAGTATGTTACTGGTACTGTCCTTATAATTCAATACTTGAGGAAAAAGTGTATGCCTGGTACCATAAACGATAGGATAGCTCAGAGTCACTGCAGAGTGAGTTGTCCAGAAGAGCAATCCTCTACTTCATCtgaaaaaggggatttttttttttttttctgctgaggaATGAAAAAATCTCCATGTGCAAGATAGGGGAAAGCCACGTTGCACCAGGAATGAAGAGAGCTTGGAGTGCTGTTTAAGGTGAGGCTTTCCAAAGTCGTTGTTGCACATGGAAcataaaaccccacaaagtGCTCCAGTTGTCTCTCCTTTGCCCAGCTGGAAGGAGAGAATTTGGCCACGAGAGGGCTCTGTACGGACAGGAAAGCAATTCCCAGactcctggcagggagcagaccAGCAGGGCTGCAAGTGGCCCGGTGCCAATACAGACTTAGGATCTACACCGTGTCTTCCCTGTCAAAGAAGTCTGTTCGTGGATGTCTTTACAAATGTTTCTCCTCAAATTTTTAGGGACACGGGTGTGGGAGAATTGCACTACAGCTGCTCCATCTCACACTGCATAGATCAACTGCTAGTGATGATCACTGATTGCTCTCTTGCCCTGCACT is drawn from Zonotrichia leucophrys gambelii isolate GWCS_2022_RI chromosome 1, RI_Zleu_2.0, whole genome shotgun sequence and contains these coding sequences:
- the LAMP1 gene encoding lysosome-associated membrane glycoprotein 1 — protein: MARGLLAAAALLGFLQASSSFEVKDSSGKVCIIADLTVAFSVEYRVNGQKEFVHFFLPQNASVDSQSSCGKDNASHPVLVLDFGAGHSLSLNFSESADKYQVEELVFHYNLSDATLFPNSSTVGMKTVSHKSVIQAHMGTKYRCINSKHINMKNANVTFSNVTLEAYLTNGTFSVNKTECAEDMVSTTTMAPTTPKQTTGQVPTAGPTPTSSPPNPTVGKYNVTGPNGTCVLAYMGLQLNVTYPKKDEKMALELLNFVPQNTTSSGRCDNTSALLNLTFEKTRVIFQFALNASAEKFFLQGVSVSTTLPSEAKNPKFEASNNSMSELRASVGNSYKCSSEENLQVSDQALLNVFNVQVQIFKIDGDKFGPVEECQLDENNMLIPIIVGAALAGLVLIVLIAYLIGRKRSHAGYQTI